The following coding sequences are from one Coffea arabica cultivar ET-39 chromosome 11e, Coffea Arabica ET-39 HiFi, whole genome shotgun sequence window:
- the LOC113717872 gene encoding uncharacterized protein isoform X2: protein MYFPTPFHLQQPQTYVAAAAAASILQFPAPPPAVPHVYPAPATVPTVYSLPQYQQAQQLFQRDAQTITLEALESVKAALASSEIEHKAETKKKAVPRKAAGQAWEDPTLADWPENDSRLFCGDLGNEVNDDVLSKAFSRFPSFNMARAPVSDWEYNATLPKTASMIDLASKIMMTCLALT from the exons ATGTACTTTCCGACTCCGTTTCACCTACAACAGCCGCAAACCTATGTGGCTGCTGCCGCTGCCGCTTCAATTCTGCAATTTCCTGCTCCTCCTCCTGCGGTTCCCCACGTTTATCCTGCTCCCGCTACAGTCCCTACCGTGTACTCCCTCCCTCAGTATCAACAG GCCCAGCAATTATTTCAGAGGGATGCACAAACAATAACACTTGAAGCGCTAGAGAGTGTGAAAGCTGCGCTTGCAAGTAGTGAGATTGAGCACAAGGCCGAGACTAAGAAGAAAGCAGTACCTCGTAAGGCAGCAGGGCAGGCATGGGAGGATCCTACACTTGCAGATTGGCCAGAGA ATGATTCTCGTTTATTCTGTGGTGATCTTGGTAATGAGGTGAATGATGATGTTCTATCCAAAGCATTTTCAAGATTTCCATCTTTTAACATGGCCAGG GCACCAGTTAGTGATTGGGAGTACAATGCTACGCTCCCCAAAACTGCTTCAATGATTGATTTGGCTTCAAAAATAATGATGACTTGTTTAGCACTGACTTAA
- the LOC113717872 gene encoding uncharacterized protein isoform X3: MYFPTPFHLQQPQTYVAAAAAASILQFPAPPPAVPHVYPAPATVPTVYSLPQYQQAQQLFQRDAQTITLEALESVKAALASSEIEHKAETKKKAVPRKAAGQAWEDPTLADWPENDSRLFCGDLGNEVNDDVLSKAFSRFPSFNMARITVYTFLHPFNFSAVFSSSEGLALISTKA; the protein is encoded by the exons ATGTACTTTCCGACTCCGTTTCACCTACAACAGCCGCAAACCTATGTGGCTGCTGCCGCTGCCGCTTCAATTCTGCAATTTCCTGCTCCTCCTCCTGCGGTTCCCCACGTTTATCCTGCTCCCGCTACAGTCCCTACCGTGTACTCCCTCCCTCAGTATCAACAG GCCCAGCAATTATTTCAGAGGGATGCACAAACAATAACACTTGAAGCGCTAGAGAGTGTGAAAGCTGCGCTTGCAAGTAGTGAGATTGAGCACAAGGCCGAGACTAAGAAGAAAGCAGTACCTCGTAAGGCAGCAGGGCAGGCATGGGAGGATCCTACACTTGCAGATTGGCCAGAGA ATGATTCTCGTTTATTCTGTGGTGATCTTGGTAATGAGGTGAATGATGATGTTCTATCCAAAGCATTTTCAAGATTTCCATCTTTTAACATGGCCAGG ATCACTGTATACACTTTTCTTCATCCCTTCAATTTCTCGGCTGTTTTCTCTTCTTCTGAAGGATTGGCACTAATCTCTACTAAAGCATAG
- the LOC113717872 gene encoding uncharacterized protein isoform X1, with amino-acid sequence MYFPTPFHLQQPQTYVAAAAAASILQFPAPPPAVPHVYPAPATVPTVYSLPQYQQAQQLFQRDAQTITLEALESVKAALASSEIEHKAETKKKAVPRKAAGQAWEDPTLADWPENDSRLFCGDLGNEVNDDVLSKAFSRFPSFNMARVSYLNSSTFYMSQPSLVRIIETLICLLVVVAFGEVLT; translated from the exons ATGTACTTTCCGACTCCGTTTCACCTACAACAGCCGCAAACCTATGTGGCTGCTGCCGCTGCCGCTTCAATTCTGCAATTTCCTGCTCCTCCTCCTGCGGTTCCCCACGTTTATCCTGCTCCCGCTACAGTCCCTACCGTGTACTCCCTCCCTCAGTATCAACAG GCCCAGCAATTATTTCAGAGGGATGCACAAACAATAACACTTGAAGCGCTAGAGAGTGTGAAAGCTGCGCTTGCAAGTAGTGAGATTGAGCACAAGGCCGAGACTAAGAAGAAAGCAGTACCTCGTAAGGCAGCAGGGCAGGCATGGGAGGATCCTACACTTGCAGATTGGCCAGAGA ATGATTCTCGTTTATTCTGTGGTGATCTTGGTAATGAGGTGAATGATGATGTTCTATCCAAAGCATTTTCAAGATTTCCATCTTTTAACATGGCCAGGGTGAGTTATTTGAACTCGTCCACTTTTTATATGTCTCAACCTTCTCTTGTTCGAATTATCGAAACTTTAATTTGTCTCCTTGTCGTGGTTGCCTTTGGTGAGGTTCTGACCTGA